Sequence from the Priestia megaterium genome:
GATTTCATCATTCAAGTAGTCTAAAGAAATTTGATCCACACCTGGCATTGATTTTACAGCATTTCTTTTTTGTTCACCTTCTACAATAAAAATAGGATATATAAAGTCTTCAGGATGTAAATGTGTTTCACGTACAAGCGCACGCATATTTACAGAATTACGAAGACGACGATGACGTGTAAATTGTAAATCTTTCATGTTAAAATCCTCCTTTATTATTCAAAACAACTAACCAACATATCTATCATACCATTTATCGTGTATGTGTTAGGAACAAGATGCTTAATTCCATATTCGCTCGCTGTCTGACTCGTAATAGGACCGATGCAAACAACTTTGGTTCTATTTATAAGCTCAAGCCAATTCGGAATATCTTTAACTGACTCGACAAAAAATCTCACTGTAGAAGAACTTGTAAAAGTAATAGCATCAATTCCTATTTCTAAATGTTGCTTAACCAAGCGTTCAGAGTCTTGATTTCGAATGGTCTGATATACAACTAAATCCGTTACCTCACACTCTTTTAACCCATCTTTTAAAACAGAGCGGGCTAATTGTCCTCGTACAAGGAGAACTCGCTCGTGATGTGACACATTTGCTTTTAACGACTCAAGAAGTGATTCCGCAACGTATTCTTGTGGAACAAGTTGCACATTAAGATCGTGTTTTTCTAGCAATTTTGCGGTTTTTTCTCCAACCGCGGCCACTTTTAATCTTTTTAAAGCACTCCAACTGATATTTAACTCTTTTAGCCATTCAAAGAAAAAAGAAATGCCGTTTTGACTTGTAAAAACAATCCAATCAAAACAGTCAATCGACAGCAGGACATCTTCCACTTCTTTTTCATTGTTAGAACGTGCGAACGTGAGGACTGGTAAGCTTAAAGGTATGCCTCCAAGCTTTTTAATCTGTGCTGCAAATGAATGAGCCTGCTTCGCTTCTCTTGTAATCAAAACTTTTTTCAAAAAAAGAGGAGCCTCATGACTCATTATTTGTCCAGCTCCTCTTTTACACGGTCAATTAAAAGCTTAGCTCCTTGAGATGTTAAGCGCTCAGCAGCTTCTGAACCGATAGCAATGGGGTCTTTTCCCGTAATGTGCTCTTTGTAAATCGTTTTGCCATCAGGAGACGCGACTAGCGACGTTAGCTCAATGTTTCCGCCGTCCAATATACGCCCATAACCCGCAATCGGCACTTGGCATCCGCCTTCCATCTCTTTTAAAAATACGCGTTCAGCTCTAACAGCACGAGCCGTTTCATCATGATTTAGAGCTTGAAGAAGCGATAATAATTCATGGTCATTTTCTCGGCATTCGATAGCTAAAGCTCCTTGTCCCACAGCGGGAACGCTTATTTCCGGCTCTAGGTACTGAGTGACCGTATCTTTCGACCAGCCCATACGAGATAACCCTGCAGCTGCCAAGATAATCGCATCGTAATCTTCATTTTTTAATTTCTCTAGGCGTGTGTCGATATTTCCTCGAATCCATTTAATTTCGATATCTGAACGCATAGATAGAAGCTGTGCCCCTCGACGCAAGCTGCTTGTCCCAATCACAGCACCGCTTGGTAGCTCCTCAAATCGCTCACCATTTTTTGAAATAAGCGCATCACGATGATCTTCTCGTAAAGGAATACATCCAATCGTTAATCCTTCTGGCAAAACAGCCGGCATATCTTTCATACTATGAACGGCCATATCAATTTCTTTATCTAACATGGCTTGTTCAATTTCTTTTACAAAAAGACCTTTACCGCCTACTTTGGACAGCGTTACATTTAAAATTTGGTCCCCTTTTGTAACCATTTCTTTAATTTCAAACTCAAAAGGAAGACCTTGTTTTTTTAACTGTTCAATGACCCACTTGGTCTGTGTTAACGCAAGTTTGCTTCGACGAGAGCCGACAATAATTTTTCGCATGTTGTCCTCCTAATTACGAACCCCAAAAGTGAAAATTCGATAAACTGCCAAATAAAAAGAAATTAATAAGTAAGACTAAGAACAATCCAATATTCCACATCGCGATTGCCTTTCCTTGAATACCTCTACGCAGTCTAGCATACAAGTAAGCGCTGTATGCAACGAACATTAAAAATGAACCTAACACTTTTGTATCGTACCAATGAAAATCTACGTATTTAATATAAGCCCATATGATTCCTAAGATTAACGAAAGCAATAACAGCGGTACACCAATTAAAATTAATACATAGGACATGTAATCTAGCTTTGTTAAATCTTCAATTCTTAGCAAGCGCTTGCCCCATTTCTTCTTTTTCAATAAATTATACTGAACAAGATACAGAGCGGAAAAAACAAAAGAGACTGAAAAAGCGCCGTAAGATAAAATAGCCATGGTAATATGAATGATTAATAATTCTGACACAAGGCGCTCCGACTGGACAGCAGTGTATGTTTCAAGTGGAGCAAACGTATGAATAGCCATAATTAAGAAACCAATCACATTTGTAAAAAACACCATAAAATCAACGCGGAACAGGCGATTAATCACAAGTGAAAGAGTAATTAACACCCACGCGTAAAAATACAGCCCCTCAGAAACGGTAAGAATAGGAAACCTTCCCGTCTCAAACATTCGTAAAATTAAAAAGGCTGTTTGCAAAACCCACACAATAGAAAGTAACCAGAAGGCTATCGAGTTTGCCTTCCGGTTATTTTGTACAAAATCAATAAAATATAATAAAACGCTCACCGCGTATAAAATCACAATCAATTCATAGATTCTGGTTAATTCCATATCAACCATTATTCAATCCTCACTTAAGACTGATAAGCTACTGAATGAGACGTAATCGATGTATGAAGCTGCTCTTCTTTTTCTTTTTGCAAAGCAACTTCCTGTTCAATATTAAAAATCTTCATGAACAGCTCTAAAGACTCTTCAGCATGTTTCTCTCCAGCCAATTCTTTCGCGTGTAAAATTGGATCGCGAAGAAGTTGATTAATTATACTTTTTGTATGTTTATTTAAAACTTTGCGCTCACGCTCAGATAAATCTGGGAGCTTACGATCAATGCTTTTCATCGTTTCAGCTTGAATGGTAAGTGCTTTTTGACGAAGTGCAGAAATAACAGGCACAACGCCTAATGTACCAAGCCAAGACTTGAAAGCAACAATTTCAGCTTCAAGCATAATTCCAATTTCATCCGCAGCTTTTTGACGCTCTTGCAAATTGGATTCTACAATCCCGTTTAAATCGTCGATATCATATAAAAAGACCGTCTCTAGCTCATCTAGTTCTGGATCTAAGTCACGCGGAACGGCGATGTCTACCATAAACAATGGACGACCTTTACGCGTACGCTCGGCTTCACTCATCATTTGTTTCGTTACTACATAGTCATTAGCTCCTGTTGAACTAATTAAGATATCTGCTTCGCTTAAAGCATGTTGAAGATCAGCAAATGGTTTGGCTTCTCCAGAAAAACGGTTTGCTAGCTCCTGTGCCT
This genomic interval carries:
- a CDS encoding uroporphyrinogen-III synthase — encoded protein: MSHEAPLFLKKVLITREAKQAHSFAAQIKKLGGIPLSLPVLTFARSNNEKEVEDVLLSIDCFDWIVFTSQNGISFFFEWLKELNISWSALKRLKVAAVGEKTAKLLEKHDLNVQLVPQEYVAESLLESLKANVSHHERVLLVRGQLARSVLKDGLKECEVTDLVVYQTIRNQDSERLVKQHLEIGIDAITFTSSSTVRFFVESVKDIPNWLELINRTKVVCIGPITSQTASEYGIKHLVPNTYTINGMIDMLVSCFE
- the hemC gene encoding hydroxymethylbilane synthase, with product MRKIIVGSRRSKLALTQTKWVIEQLKKQGLPFEFEIKEMVTKGDQILNVTLSKVGGKGLFVKEIEQAMLDKEIDMAVHSMKDMPAVLPEGLTIGCIPLREDHRDALISKNGERFEELPSGAVIGTSSLRRGAQLLSMRSDIEIKWIRGNIDTRLEKLKNEDYDAIILAAAGLSRMGWSKDTVTQYLEPEISVPAVGQGALAIECRENDHELLSLLQALNHDETARAVRAERVFLKEMEGGCQVPIAGYGRILDGGNIELTSLVASPDGKTIYKEHITGKDPIAIGSEAAERLTSQGAKLLIDRVKEELDK
- a CDS encoding cytochrome C assembly family protein; this encodes MVDMELTRIYELIVILYAVSVLLYFIDFVQNNRKANSIAFWLLSIVWVLQTAFLILRMFETGRFPILTVSEGLYFYAWVLITLSLVINRLFRVDFMVFFTNVIGFLIMAIHTFAPLETYTAVQSERLVSELLIIHITMAILSYGAFSVSFVFSALYLVQYNLLKKKKWGKRLLRIEDLTKLDYMSYVLILIGVPLLLLSLILGIIWAYIKYVDFHWYDTKVLGSFLMFVAYSAYLYARLRRGIQGKAIAMWNIGLFLVLLINFFLFGSLSNFHFWGS
- the hemA gene encoding glutamyl-tRNA reductase, whose translation is MHIIAVGLNFRTAPVEIREKLSFNEQELASAMKTLSGQKSILENIIVSTCNRTEIYAVVDQLHTGRYYVKAFLAEWFGIDKEEFSPYLTIYENDGAIEHLYRVACGLDSMVIGETQILGQVRSSFLLAQEEETIGTVFNQLFKQAVTLAKKAHHETEIGANAVSVSYAAVELAKKIFGDLSSKHVLILGAGKMGQLAVQNLYGSGAKKVTVVNRTFEKAQELANRFSGEAKPFADLQHALSEADILISSTGANDYVVTKQMMSEAERTRKGRPLFMVDIAVPRDLDPELDELETVFLYDIDDLNGIVESNLQERQKAADEIGIMLEAEIVAFKSWLGTLGVVPVISALRQKALTIQAETMKSIDRKLPDLSERERKVLNKHTKSIINQLLRDPILHAKELAGEKHAEESLELFMKIFNIEQEVALQKEKEEQLHTSITSHSVAYQS